Proteins co-encoded in one [Limnothrix rosea] IAM M-220 genomic window:
- the holA gene encoding DNA polymerase III subunit delta, with amino-acid sequence MAVYFFWGEDDFGIAQAVDQIKQSVLDPAWLSFNFQTYDGSKEESTIEALNETMTPPFGMGGRLVWLQEATFCNNCSEALLTQLQRTLGVVPESSHLLITARKKPDKRIKSTKFLQEHAKVREFSPIPPWQTEALADRVRGTAQELGVKLDRGAMELLGEAVGNDSRRLWNELEKLKVYQGDRPQPLNRHEIQKLVAATSQNSLQLCGAIREGKSGDAIQLVGELLAQNEPALRIVATMIGQFRLWTVIKVMMESGERDDKAIAKLADLRNPKRLYFLRKEIGRLRGQQLLKTLPILLELEAGLKQGAIAQEILQTKVLELCQLFR; translated from the coding sequence ATGGCTGTGTACTTTTTCTGGGGTGAAGATGATTTCGGGATCGCCCAAGCGGTAGACCAAATTAAGCAGTCTGTCCTTGACCCGGCATGGCTATCGTTTAACTTTCAAACCTACGATGGCAGCAAGGAAGAGAGCACCATTGAGGCGCTCAATGAGACAATGACACCACCCTTTGGTATGGGGGGACGATTGGTATGGTTGCAGGAAGCGACGTTTTGTAACAATTGCTCTGAGGCTCTTTTGACTCAACTGCAACGGACTTTAGGGGTTGTGCCGGAGAGTAGTCATTTATTAATTACGGCGCGCAAAAAACCGGATAAACGCATTAAATCCACTAAGTTTTTACAGGAACATGCCAAGGTTCGAGAATTTTCACCTATTCCGCCGTGGCAAACGGAAGCCCTTGCTGATCGAGTGCGCGGTACAGCCCAAGAACTTGGGGTCAAGTTAGACCGAGGTGCGATGGAATTATTGGGTGAAGCGGTGGGTAATGATAGTCGCCGTCTTTGGAATGAACTGGAAAAACTCAAGGTTTATCAGGGCGATCGCCCCCAACCGTTAAATCGTCATGAAATTCAAAAGCTCGTGGCGGCAACGAGTCAAAATAGTTTGCAATTGTGCGGGGCCATTCGCGAGGGAAAAAGTGGTGATGCAATTCAGTTAGTGGGGGAGCTACTGGCGCAAAATGAGCCGGCTCTGAGGATTGTGGCGACCATGATCGGGCAATTCCGGCTGTGGACTGTGATTAAAGTGATGATGGAGAGCGGTGAGCGAGACGATAAGGCGATCGCCAAACTAGCAGACTTACGGAACCCAAAACGTCTATACTTTCTCCGTAAAGAAATCGGGCGGCTAAGGGGTCAACAACTTCTAAAAACACTGCCCATTCTCC